In the genome of Pichia kudriavzevii chromosome 4, complete sequence, one region contains:
- a CDS encoding uncharacterized protein (PKUD0D02450; Pfam Domains: MatE(5.4e-40)), whose product MSDSESLVLDIPEPYTGPIDINTTCDEEDHLLLEELDFVPLHPVTTTTSHELYYLLTNSVPLFFTFFFQYSIQILIPTYFSSRIGPLEMSSCTLSITTWYLTGPVMVNGFTSALDTLCSTAFGAQHYHRVGQYYVKCTIVLLILLIPSMYFWSHAGSFFQRITSFKGSQNQELAALCASFISVFTYVAPAIGIFECTKRFLQSQCKFSVPTRIVIGGIPISILFNMTIPKFLDSNSLHKAPAISFVFTYWIMTIALVSYMFFVDGYQCLPTIEGIKAWTVKSFVKSSFVFFQLGVPGVIMILSEAFAFQIITFLSTSFPKSQLAAQSIISTLASLAFQPPFAVGICCSTRIANIIGAKSENYKPAMKAIYILMIGLSIFNFSWFFFLRNRITSLFTNDPEILDIAQRLAIIIAINQFLDCFNILCAAVLRGQGRQRIGSLLSLTTYYLIGIPLELFFAFKLDWKIYGLWIGLAIGVNFLSLLEMVIVNHSNWNNIIKESRKRS is encoded by the coding sequence ATGTCTGACTCTGAATCTTTAGTTTTGGATATTCCAGAACCTTACACAGGTCCTATTGATATAAACACAACCTGTGATGAAGAGGATCATCTGTTATTAGAAGAGTTGGATTTTGTGCCATTGCATCCCGTTACCACAACGACAAGTCATGAACTCTACTATTTGTTAACCAATTCGGTTCCATTgttttttacttttttctttcaatattcAATACAAATCCTTATACCAACGTACTTCTCCAGCAGAATTGGGCCGCTTGAAATGTCTTCATGTActttatcaataacaacatGGTATTTAACGGGACCAGTAATGGTGAATGGCTTCACTTCCGCATTGGATACATTGTGCTCAACTGCCTTTGGGGCGCAGCATTATCACCGGGTGGGGCAATATTATGTGAAGTGCACTATTGTCTTGCTGATATTACTCATTCCATCGATGTATTTTTGGTCTCATGCTGGAAGCTTCTTCCAACGAATAACAAGTTTTAAAGGCTCTCAGAATCAAGAATTGGCCGCACTTTGTGCATCCTTTATTAGTGTGTTCACTTATGTTGCTCCCGCCATTGGAATCTTTGAATGTACGAAACGGTTCTTACAATCACAATGTAAATTTAGCGTTCCAACGAGGATTGTCATTGGAGGTATTCCGATTTCGATATTGTTCAATATGACAATTCCAAAGTTCTTAGATTCAAATTCACTTCATAAAGCTCCTGCAATTTCCTTTGTCTTCACTTATTGGATCATGACAATTGCTTTAGTTAGTTACATGTTCTTTGTTGATGGTTATCAATGTCTGCCAACAATTGAGGGAATCAAAGCATGGACAGTCAAGTCATTTGTGAAGAGTTCTTTTGTGTTTTTCCAGTTGGGCGTTCCTGGGGTAATAATGATACTCTCCGAAGCTTTTGCATTCCAAATAATCACCTTCTTGTCGACATCATTCCCCAAGTCCCAACTTGCAGCTCAAAGTATCATATCGACATTGGCGTCGCTTGCCTTTCAACCTCCTTTTGCTGTTGGAATATGTTGTTCTACGAGAATAGCAAATATAATTGGAGCGAAATCTGAAAACTATAAACCTGCTATGAAAGCAATTTACATTCTCATGATTGGCCTTTCTatatttaatttttcatggTTCTTTTTCCTTCGAAATAGGATTACATCTTTGTTTACCAATGATCCCGAGATACTAGATATTGCCCAAAGATTGGCCATTATTATTGCAATTAACCAATTTTTGGACTGCTTTAATATATTATGTGCAGCTGTCCTTAGAGGCCAAGGAAGACAGCGTATTGGTTCATTGTTATCTCTAACAACTTATTACCTTATTGGAATTCCACTGGAGTTATTTTTTGCATTCAAACTTGACTGGAAAATTTATGGGTTGTGGATAGGTTTGGCCATTGGTGTGAATTTCTTATCACTGCTAGAGATGGTTATTGTCAACCATTCAAATTGGAATAATATTATAAAGGAAAGCCGAAAGCGTTCTTGA
- a CDS encoding uncharacterized protein (PKUD0D02470; Pfam Domains: ABC2_membrane(9.2e-99)|PDR_CDR(9.2e-58)|ABC_tran(1e-42)): METISVGKESDVSSDGNVAYGGFNEGTNKQIRDLAREFTRQTSVGDGVQDSDDATDSNEVEKFGVDHASPNSPPKSNQYDLLRTLTSMSQVPGVNPVDQTIDPRLDPNSDEFESKFWVKNMRKLLDSDPDYYRPTSLGFAAKNLIAKGISSDADYQANFLNYPFKVVRDTYMDLFRGNDESRYFEILKSMDVLIKPGTLTVVLGRPGAGCSTFLKTVAAQTYGFKVDDSSIISYDGLTPKEINKNYRGEVIFSAEMDNHFPHLSVGQTLEFAAKMRTPQNRFPGVSRNEYAKHMSEVYMATYGLSHTVNTKVGDNFIRGVSGGERKRVSIAEASLCGANLQCWDNATRGLDAATALEFVRALKTSAHILDTTPLIAIYQCSQDAYDLFDNVVLLYEGYQIYFGPGDRAKDFFERMGYECPDRQTTADFLTSITSPAERVAKKGWENKVPQTPKEFSDYWRASAEYKELVADIDEYLSHCHNNNTREEFAEAHAIKQANHARPSSSFRVSYWMQIKLIAQRNIWRTKGDPSIMMFSVIANIIMGLIISSLFYNLSATTGTFYYRSAAMFFAVLFNAFSSLLEIMSLFESRPIVEKHKMFALYHPSADAFASIFTELVPKILTSIGFNLIYYFMVNFRRNPGRFFFYFLMNFMATLVMSHIFRSIGACFKTLSESMPPATVFLTAMVIYTGFALPTPSMHGWSRWINYLDPVAYVFEALMANEFDGRRFECSQFIPSYPNADLANQVCSVVASVPGFSYVNGTDYIYESYRYKITHKWRNFGIVVGFIIFFLFVYVALVELNKGAMQKGEIILFQQSKLREMRKEKKSKQISDIEGGSEKPAGVYDHGNEDSEDGVNNLTVGSDIFHWRDVCYEVQIKDETRRILNHVDGWVKPGTLTALMGASGAGKTTLLDVLANRVTMGVVSGSMFVNGRLRDQSFQRSTGYVQQQDLHLQTSTVREALRFSAYLRQSRTISKKEKDEYVESIIDILEMRSYADAVVGVAGEGLNVEQRKRLTIGVELAAKPKLLLFLDEPTSGLDSQTAWSVCQLMRKLADHGQAILCTIHQPSALLLKEFDRLLFLAKGGRTVYFGDLGENCQTLINYFESHGAHPCPAEANPAEWMLEVIGAAPGSHANQDYHEVWMSSDERRAVQEELHRMETELLQIPVDDSAEAKRSFASSYLIQYICVTKRVIEQYYRTPQYVWSKVFLAVTNSLFNGFSFYRAGTSLQGLQNQMLSIFMLSVMLNTLVQQMLPLYITQRSIYEVRERPSKTFSWWVFLAAQVTAEFPWNLICGTISYFCWYYPIGLQNNASVTHTTAERGALTWLLIVGFFNYASSLGLMCIAGVEQEQNGANISSLLFTMCLNFCGILKYPTGFWKFMYRANPFTFWIASVLGAGVGDTPLVCSSKEIVYFAPPKGETCTTYIQPYIDEAGGYLVDSEREGYCGFCTASNTNAYLKSVHVEYSKRWQNWGIFICFIAINNIFMFLFYWLARVPKKDNRVEDASALKSDEKAPLGPQHSMTMQ, encoded by the exons ATGGAAACTATATCTGTTGGCAAGGAATCTGATGTTTCGTCAGATGGCAATGTTGCTTATGGGGGTTTCAATGAAGGTACTAACAAACAGATAAGAGATCTTGCCAGAGAATTCACACGGCAGACCTCAGTTGGCGACGGTGTACAGGACTCAGACGATGCTACCGATTCAAACGAAGTTGAGAAGTTTGGTGTCGACCATGCCAGTCCCAATTCTCCCCCAAAAAGTAATCAGTATGACTTGTTGAGGACATTAACATCGATGTCTCAAGTGCCAGGAGTGAACCCGGTCGACCAAACTATAGATCCAAGGCTAGACCCCAACAGTGATGAATTTGAGTCCAAGTTTTGGGTGAAGAACATGAGGAAGTTACTTGACAGTGATCCAGATTACTATAGACCAACGTCTCTAGGGTTTGCAGCCAAGAACCTGATTGCAAAGGGTATTTCATCAGACGCCGATTACCAAGCGAATTTTCTGAACTACCCGTTCAAGGTTGTTCGAGACACATACATGGATCTGTTCAGAGGGAACGACGAGTCCCGCTattttgagattttgaaatccATGGACGTTTTAATCAAGCCGGGCACACTAACTGTTGTTTTGGGTAGGCCGGGTGCAGGGTGTTCGACGTTTTTGAAGACTGTTGCGGCACAAACATATGGTTTCAAGGTTGACGACAGTTCGATCATCAGTTACGATGGATTGACCCCTaaggaaatcaacaaaaactaCCGGGGTGAAGTGATTTTCTCTGCGGAAATGGATAACCATTTCCCACATTTGAGTGTTGGACAAACGTTGGAGTTTGCAGCGAAGATGAGAACACCACAGAACAGGTTCCCTGGAGTCAGTAGAAACGAATATGCAAAGCACATGTCAGAA GTGTACATGGCAACATATGGATTGTCACATACAGTGAACACGAAGGTCGGTGACAACTTCATCAGAGGTGTGTCAGGTGGtgagagaaagagagtCTCGATTGCTGAAGCATCGCTTTGTGGTGCCAACTTGCAATGCTGGGATAATGCGACCAGAGGATTGGATGCTGCTACGGCTCTTGAGTTTGTGAGAGCATTGAAGACATCAGCACACATTTTAGATACCACACCTTTGATTGCAATTTACCAATGCTCACAAGACGCGTACGACTTGTTTGACAATGTTGTCTTACTTTATGAAGGTTACCAGATCTACTTTGGACCAGGTGATCGAGCAAAGGACTTCTTTGAAAGGATGGGCTATGAATGCCCAGACCGTCAGACCACGGCGGACTTCCTAACGTCGATCACATCTCCAGCGGAGAGAGTAGCCAAGAAAGGATGGGAAAACAAGGTACCACAGACACCAAAGGAATTTAGCGATTACTGGAGAGCATCTGCAGAGTACAAGGAGTTGGTTGCAGATATTGATGAGTACTTGTCACACTGCCACAACAATAATACACGTGAAGAGTTTGCGGAAGCACATGCCATCAAGCAGGCTAACCATGCAAGACCATCATCGTCGTTCCGGGTTTCTTATTGGATGCAGATCAAGTTGATTGCCCAGAGAAATATATGGAGAACAAAGGGAGATCCGTCGATCATGATGTTTTCTGTTATTGCTAACATCATCATGGGGTTGattatttcatcattgttcTATAATCTTTCAGCAACAACAGGGACGTTCTACTATCGGTCTGCAGCGATGTTTTTTGCTGTTTTGTTCAATGCGTTTTCTTCGTTACTAGAAATTATGTCATTATTTGAATCGAGACCAATTGTTGAGAAGCATAAAATGTTTGCCCTATACCATCCATCAGCGGATGCATTTGCTTCCATCTTTACAGAACTCGTGCCTAAAATTTTAACTTCAATTGGGTTTAACTTgatttattattttatGGTGAACTTCAGAAGAAATCCAGGTCgattctttttttactttttgaTGAACTTCATGGCGACTTTAGTGATGTCACACATTTTCCGTTCAATCGGTGCTTGTTTCAAGACGTTATCGGAATCGATGCCTCCTGCCACAGTGTTCTTGACAGCCATGGTTATTTACACTGGATTTGCTTTGCCAACGCCAAGTATGCACGGATGGTCAAGATGGATCAACTACCTTGATCCAGTTGCTTACGTGTTTGAGGCGCTTATGGCGAACGAGTTTGATGGTCGTCGTTTTGAATGCTCACAGTTCATTCCGTCGTACCCGAATGCTGATCTGGCCAACCAAGTTTGTAGTGTTGTTGCATCGGTTCCAGGGTTTTCATATGTTAATGGTACAGATTATATCTATGAATCATACAGATACAAGATCACACATAAGTGGAGAAATTTTGgtattgttgttggattcatcatattcttcttgtttgtttacGTCGCATTAGTGGAATTGAACAAGGGTGCAATGCAGAAGGGAGAAATCATTTTGTTCCAGCAATCCAAGCTACGTGAGATGaggaaggaaaagaagTCCAAACAGATCAGCGATATTGAAGGTGGATCCGAAAAGCCAGCTGGTGTGTATGATCATGGAAACGAGGATAGCGAGGACGGCGTGAACAACTTGACGGTTGGCAGTGACATTTTCCACTGGAGAGATGTTTGTTACGAAGTGCAGATCAAGGACGAGACCAGACGTATCTTGAACCATGTTGACGGATGGGTCAAGCCAGGCACGTTGACAGCGTTGATGGGAGCTTCGGGAGCGGGAAAGACGACGTTGTTGGACGTTCTGGCAAACCGGGTGACCATGGGTGTTGTGTCGGGATCGATGTTTGTGAACGGTAGATTGAGGGACCAGTCATTCCAAAGATCAACAGGGTATGTTCAGCAACAGGATTTACACTTACAGACATCGACCGTAAGAGAAGCGTTGAGGTTTTCGGCGTACTTGAGACAATCAAGGACGATTTccaagaaggagaaggatGAGTATGTTGAGAGTATCATTGACATTTTGGAGATGCGCTCGTATGCAGATGCTGTTGTTGGAGTTGCAGGTGAAGGTTTGAACGTCGAGCAGCGTAAGAGGTTGACGATTGGTGTTGAGCTTGCAGCCAAGCCTaagttgttattgtttttggaCGAGCCTACATCGGGATTAGACTCACAAACCGCATGGTCGGTGTGTCAGTTGATGAGAAAGCTTGCGGACCATGGCCAGGCTATTTTGTGTACGATCCATCAGCCATCAGCGCTTTTATTGAAGGAGTTTGACAGATTGTTGTTCCTAGCGAAGGGAGGTCGTACGGTGTACTTTGGAGATCTTGGAGAAAACTGCCAGACGTTAATCAACTACTTTGAATCGCACGGAGCACACCCATGTCCAGCAGAGGCCAATCCGGCGGAGTGGATGTTGGAGGTCATTGGAGCTGCACCGGGCTCACATGCGAACCAGGACTACCACGAGGTTTGGATGTCGTCTGATGAGAGACGTGCAGTCCAAGAGGAGTTACACAGGATGGAAACCGAGCTACTGCAAATACCAGTTGATGATTCAGCGGAAGCCAAGAGAAGTTTTGCATCTTCCTATCTAATTCAATATATCTGTGTTACCAAAAGAGTAATTGAACAATATTATCGTACTCCACAATATGTTTGGTCGAAAGTTTTCCTTGCAGTTACAAATTCACTTTTTAACGGTTTCTCGTTTTACAGAGCTGGTACTTCGTTACAAGGGTTGCAAAACCAGATGTTGTCTATTTTCATGCTTTCGGTCATGTTGAACACATTGGTTCAACAAATGCTACCACTATACATCACGCAACGGTCGATATACGAGGTGAGAGAAAGACCATCGAAGACGTTCTCATGGTGGGTGTTTCTTGCAGCACAAGTGACAGCCGAGTTCCCATGGAACCTGATATGTGGTACAATTTCATACTTCTGCTGGTATTATCCTATCGGTTTGCAAAACAATGCGTCGGTCACACACACGACTGCAGAGAGAGGCGCTTTGACGTGGCTACTCATTGTTGGGTTCTTTAACTACGCGTCATCGCTTGGCTTGATGTGCATTGCTGGTGTAGAGCAAGAGCAGAACGGAGCTAACATCTCGAGTTTATTGTTCACTATGTGTTTGAATTTCTGTGGTATTTTGAAGTATCCAACAGGGTTCTGGAAGTTCATGTACCGTGCGAATCCCTTCACATTTTGGATTGCATCGGTGCTTGGAGCGGGTGTGGGTGACACACCATTAGTGTGTTCATCTAAGGAGATTGTCTACTTTGCACCACCGAAGGGTGAAACATGTACTACATACATCCAACCATACATTGATGAAGCAGGTGGCTATTTGGTTGATAGTGAGCGGGAAGGTTACTGTGGATTCTGTACTGCGTCCAACACCAATGCCTACTTGAAGTCGGTGCACGTTGAGTACAGCAAAAGATGGCAAAACTGGGGTATTTTTATCTGTTTTATTGCGATCAACAACATTTTTATGTTCCTATTCTACTGGTTGGCGAGAGTTCCAAAGAAAGATAATCGTGTTGAAGATGCATCTGCATTGAAGAGTGATGAGAAGGCACCCCTAGGTCCACAGCATAGCATGACAATGCAGTAA